One Neomonachus schauinslandi chromosome 9, ASM220157v2, whole genome shotgun sequence DNA segment encodes these proteins:
- the LOC110585201 gene encoding 40S ribosomal protein S12-like, translating into MAEEGIAAGGVMDINTALQEVPKTALIHDGLPRGIREAAKALDKRQAHLCVLVSNCDKPMYVKLVKALCAEHQINLIKADDNKKLGEWVGLCKIDREGKPRKVVGCSCVVVKDYGKESQAKDVIDEYFKCK; encoded by the coding sequence ATGGCCGAGGAAGGCATTGCTGCCGGAGGTGTAATGGACATTAATACTGCTTTACAAGAGGTGCCAAAGACCGCCCTCATCCACGATGGCCTACCACGTGGAATTCGCGAAGCTGCCAAAGCCTTAGACAAGCGCCAAGCCCATCTTTGTGTGCTTGTATCCAACTGTGATAAGCCTATGTATGTCAAGTTGGTGAAGGCCCTTTGTGCTGAACACCAAATCAACCTAATCAAGGCTGATGACAACAAGAAACTAGGGGAATGGGTAGGCCTCTGTAAAATTGACAGAGAGGGAAAACCCCGTAAAGTGGTTGGTTGCAGTTGTGTGGTGGTTAAGGACTATGGCAAAGAGTCTCAGGCGAAAGATGTCATCGATGAATACTTCAAATGCAagtaa